One Aciduliprofundum boonei T469 genomic region harbors:
- the iorA gene encoding indolepyruvate ferredoxin oxidoreductase subunit alpha, whose amino-acid sequence MKYQNILADEPGRKEFLLGNEAVVRGALEAGVDFASTYPGTPSSEIGNVLFYIAKQAGVYFEFSTNEKVAMEVSAAAAASGLRSLVFFKHVGLNVAADAFMTTAYIGTNGGLVILTADDPSMHSSQNEQDNRHYAMLSGMPMIEPSNAQEMKDFIKEAFEISEKLKLPVLFRTTTRVNHVRGIVDYGEMKEKRGKGYFKKDPKRYVPVPENSRRMHKALLEKIEKARELSNSSPLNRVEWNDGEVGIITSGVAYNYVYDVANQLGLKVNILKLAFTHPFPDELVKDFISKHKKIIIAEELEPYLERETRIVAEMNNIDVEIYGKLNGYFPRAYEYNPDVIKDAFEKILGIKVERKAYEPKPVELPARPPVLCPGCPHRATYYAAMMALKQLKIKDAIITTDIGCYTLGIQKPYEMADYLLCMGSSIGTAVGFSKATEQKVIGFVGDSTFFHAAIPGLIDAYHNRANLVYVILDNRTTAMTGHQPHPGLPMDGMGNKAPYVDIEKLVRGIGIDWVRTVDPYDVNETIKVFKEAIQHEGISVIIAKRECALLWDAARRKQGEWWVYEINQDKCTQCGICSDWLACVAIYKDKDDLAPNGKPRVYINNALCDGCGVCATVCPFNAIEKKVIK is encoded by the coding sequence ATGAAATACCAAAATATTCTCGCTGATGAGCCTGGAAGAAAGGAGTTTCTACTCGGAAACGAGGCAGTAGTAAGGGGAGCATTAGAAGCAGGCGTGGATTTTGCGAGTACCTATCCAGGCACACCATCCAGCGAGATAGGAAATGTTCTTTTCTATATTGCAAAGCAAGCAGGCGTGTACTTTGAATTCTCCACCAACGAAAAGGTTGCTATGGAGGTCAGCGCTGCAGCAGCAGCCTCTGGACTCCGTTCTTTAGTGTTTTTCAAGCATGTGGGGTTAAATGTAGCGGCGGATGCGTTCATGACAACAGCGTACATAGGCACCAACGGAGGATTGGTCATATTAACGGCAGATGACCCGAGCATGCATTCCTCGCAGAACGAGCAGGACAATAGGCATTATGCCATGCTCTCCGGCATGCCTATGATTGAACCATCCAACGCACAGGAGATGAAGGATTTCATCAAGGAAGCATTTGAGATTTCGGAAAAACTGAAACTTCCTGTGTTATTCCGCACAACAACTCGCGTCAATCATGTTAGAGGCATAGTGGATTATGGAGAGATGAAAGAGAAGAGAGGAAAGGGTTATTTCAAGAAGGATCCAAAGAGGTATGTGCCCGTGCCCGAGAACTCAAGGAGAATGCATAAAGCACTTCTTGAGAAGATAGAAAAAGCTAGAGAGTTAAGTAACAGCTCTCCGTTAAACAGGGTTGAGTGGAACGATGGAGAGGTGGGAATAATAACGAGTGGAGTCGCGTACAATTATGTTTACGATGTCGCCAATCAACTGGGCTTAAAGGTGAACATCCTGAAACTAGCCTTCACGCATCCATTCCCCGATGAATTGGTTAAAGATTTCATCTCAAAGCACAAGAAAATCATAATTGCGGAGGAATTAGAGCCATACCTGGAGAGGGAGACTAGGATAGTGGCTGAGATGAACAACATCGATGTGGAGATTTACGGAAAGCTCAACGGCTACTTCCCAAGGGCTTACGAGTACAATCCAGATGTGATAAAAGACGCTTTTGAGAAGATTTTAGGCATTAAGGTTGAGAGAAAGGCCTATGAGCCAAAGCCCGTGGAGCTTCCAGCGAGGCCACCTGTGCTCTGTCCCGGCTGCCCTCACAGAGCCACATACTACGCAGCTATGATGGCTCTCAAACAGCTCAAAATCAAAGACGCCATAATAACCACGGATATCGGTTGCTATACCCTGGGCATACAGAAGCCCTACGAAATGGCAGATTACCTGCTCTGCATGGGCTCAAGCATAGGTACAGCAGTTGGCTTCTCCAAGGCAACGGAGCAGAAGGTGATTGGTTTCGTGGGCGATTCAACCTTCTTCCACGCCGCAATACCCGGGCTCATAGATGCGTACCACAATCGTGCAAATCTCGTCTATGTCATTCTGGATAATAGGACTACGGCGATGACTGGGCATCAGCCGCATCCAGGATTGCCCATGGACGGAATGGGCAACAAGGCACCCTATGTGGATATAGAGAAATTAGTGCGTGGCATCGGTATTGACTGGGTTCGCACCGTGGACCCCTACGATGTCAATGAAACCATAAAGGTCTTCAAGGAGGCAATCCAGCACGAGGGAATTTCGGTGATAATAGCAAAGAGAGAGTGCGCATTACTCTGGGATGCTGCCAGGCGCAAGCAGGGAGAGTGGTGGGTGTACGAGATAAATCAGGATAAATGCACGCAGTGTGGAATATGCTCTGACTGGCTCGCCTGCGTTGCCATATACAAGGACAAGGATGATCTGGCTCCTAATGGAAAGCCAAGGGTGTACATTAATAATGCTCTTTGTGATGGATGTGGAGTTTGCGCCACAGTTTGCCCATTTAACGCTATTGAGAAGAAGGTGATAAAATGA
- the iorB gene encoding indolepyruvate ferredoxin oxidoreductase subunit beta: MNTSIIFAGVGGQGVLTASSIVGKAALLSGINVVMSEVHGMAQRGGIVVTEMKIGEAKSPLIGKGEADIIVGFEPVEAYRALPKAHKGSYVIVNTEPIIPITASLGDSSYPEVNELLENMKDLNVIPIEATELARKAGDSITTNIVMLGALVKLPIFPIEKEKIKEAIKQSINPRYHELNFKAFEMGYEAVEI, translated from the coding sequence ATGAATACGAGCATAATTTTCGCAGGAGTTGGAGGTCAGGGGGTGCTAACCGCATCGAGCATCGTGGGAAAGGCAGCTTTGCTATCAGGCATAAATGTGGTTATGAGCGAAGTTCACGGCATGGCCCAGCGTGGAGGAATCGTCGTGACTGAGATGAAAATCGGCGAGGCAAAGAGCCCACTCATAGGCAAGGGAGAGGCCGACATAATTGTAGGCTTCGAGCCCGTGGAAGCGTACAGGGCACTCCCCAAAGCGCATAAGGGAAGTTATGTTATAGTTAATACCGAACCGATAATTCCAATAACTGCCTCTCTTGGAGATTCTTCCTATCCAGAAGTAAATGAGCTCTTGGAAAATATGAAGGACTTGAATGTTATACCCATAGAGGCCACGGAGCTCGCTAGAAAGGCGGGAGATTCTATAACAACGAACATAGTCATGCTCGGTGCCCTTGTAAAACTCCCAATATTCCCTATAGAAAAGGAAAAAATAAAGGAGGCAATAAAGCAAAGCATAAATCCACGGTACCACGAATTGAACTTTAAAGCTTTTGAGATGGGCTACGAAGCTGTAGAGATTTAA
- a CDS encoding metal-dependent hydrolase, with the protein MKITWLGHSAFLIEENGKKVLVDPFITGNDAAPVKPDDIDCDIIAVTHGHGDHLGDAIFISKRKNVPIVAIYELGQYISSKGADAIGMNFSGTYEQDGIRLTMVPALHSAGITESNFSYDGGLPAGFIIEINGKKVYHAGDTGLFGDMKIIGDIYKPDVALLPIGGLFTMDTKLAVIAAKWIKPKYVIPMHYNTWPPIQADPEEMREELENEGMKLIILKPGESFSF; encoded by the coding sequence ATGAAGATAACTTGGCTTGGGCACTCTGCATTTCTAATAGAGGAAAATGGGAAGAAGGTACTAGTGGACCCATTTATAACGGGCAACGATGCAGCACCTGTTAAGCCCGATGATATTGATTGCGATATAATTGCTGTCACCCATGGGCACGGAGACCATCTTGGTGATGCAATATTCATCTCAAAGCGCAAGAATGTTCCAATAGTGGCAATTTACGAGTTAGGACAATATATATCTTCAAAGGGTGCAGATGCAATCGGAATGAATTTCAGCGGCACATACGAGCAGGATGGCATACGCCTAACCATGGTTCCCGCCCTCCATTCTGCAGGCATTACAGAGAGCAATTTCTCTTACGATGGTGGCTTGCCGGCAGGATTCATAATTGAGATAAACGGAAAGAAAGTCTATCACGCAGGAGATACGGGACTTTTCGGAGATATGAAAATCATAGGGGATATATACAAGCCAGATGTAGCCTTATTGCCCATTGGAGGTCTATTCACCATGGATACAAAATTGGCGGTAATTGCGGCAAAGTGGATCAAGCCAAAGTATGTTATTCCAATGCATTACAACACCTGGCCTCCCATACAAGCAGATCCAGAAGAGATGAGAGAAGAGCTTGAAAATGAAGGTATGAAATTGATAATACTCAAGCCCGGTGAGAGTTTTTCCTTCTAA
- the cas4 gene encoding CRISPR-associated protein Cas4 yields MDYISAGDIEKYSYCPLSWWLSRNEKHKENEGVRRHREISKGAADMKKKYKQMKEFESMAIYFSIGATIISLVGISFIYTSPILSRMFILFSILWLGFSFYLLWKADKYAILVERKNAERIMVIASAAATTFSIFSVTFILPPNYTLGYVLEVLSLLWLVFATYFLYMAMKRDIQYNEIKKKLQLPDGEIVYIDDLQKSPILKSEKYKIWGRPDLLIKMGDDYIPVEIKTGRVPRGPHFSHIMQLTAYMVLVEENYKTPPYGLLKYGPVIYKIEYEEDLKNIMLQKVKEMREALKTGEVHRNHNKVGKCLHCSRRELCPERLS; encoded by the coding sequence GTGGATTACATTTCTGCAGGAGACATTGAAAAGTACTCGTACTGCCCATTGAGCTGGTGGCTGAGCAGGAATGAAAAGCATAAGGAAAATGAGGGTGTGAGAAGGCACAGGGAAATCAGCAAGGGAGCTGCAGATATGAAGAAAAAATACAAACAGATGAAAGAGTTTGAGAGCATGGCCATTTATTTTTCCATAGGTGCCACAATAATATCTCTTGTGGGCATATCCTTCATATACACTTCACCCATACTAAGCAGGATGTTCATTCTTTTCTCAATTTTATGGCTGGGCTTCTCCTTTTATTTGCTATGGAAGGCAGATAAATATGCTATTTTAGTGGAGAGAAAAAATGCAGAGAGAATTATGGTTATAGCATCGGCAGCAGCCACAACATTCTCGATATTTTCGGTAACATTCATTCTTCCCCCAAATTACACCCTCGGCTATGTTCTGGAAGTTCTATCCCTCCTATGGCTCGTATTTGCCACTTATTTTCTCTATATGGCTATGAAAAGAGATATCCAATACAATGAGATTAAGAAAAAACTACAGCTTCCAGATGGGGAAATTGTATACATTGATGATTTGCAAAAGAGCCCCATACTGAAAAGCGAGAAATACAAAATATGGGGAAGACCTGATTTACTCATAAAAATGGGAGATGATTATATTCCAGTGGAAATAAAGACAGGTAGAGTGCCCAGGGGCCCGCATTTTTCGCATATTATGCAACTTACAGCATACATGGTGCTTGTGGAGGAAAATTACAAGACTCCACCTTATGGATTACTCAAATATGGTCCAGTGATATATAAAATTGAATATGAGGAGGACTTGAAGAACATAATGCTCCAAAAGGTAAAGGAGATGAGGGAAGCGCTGAAAACTGGAGAGGTGCATAGGAATCATAACAAAGTTGGAAAATGCCTGCACTGCTCTCGCAGAGAACTGTGTCCAGAGAGATTGAGTTAG